A single window of Athene noctua chromosome 1, bAthNoc1.hap1.1, whole genome shotgun sequence DNA harbors:
- the LOC141967545 gene encoding ostricacin-2-like, which yields MRMLYLLFPFFLLMVQGAAGSFLAPGSKKQCQRENGFCGFLKCSFPFVISGKCSRFFFCCKKIWG from the exons ATGCGGATGCTGtacctgctcttccccttcttcctcctgaTGGTCCAGGGTGCTGCAG GATCCTTCCTCGCTCCGGGAAGTAAGAAACAATGTCAACGAGAAAATGGCTTCTGTGGATTTCTGAAGTGCTCTTTCCCCTTTGTCATCAGTGGGAAATGTTCaaggtttttcttttgctgcaaaAA GATATGGGGTTGA